The Streptomyces phaeolivaceus genome has a window encoding:
- a CDS encoding non-ribosomal peptide synthetase: protein MTTTSPAEPSVLAADAPREDRVHELFRDWALRTPDAPAVIDGEHCSTYAELDLLADETARVLADRVRPGDLVGVCLDRSVELVAVALAVARLGAVYLPFGPDAGEQRIRTAARSLRLRCIVAAPEHLPVEHRSAQRLRLPLPGTSVVASVHAPAADAFATPVGTYYAVLTSGSTGEPKAVAVGKASLGSLVHWYRELTDLGPDDRHSFLMNVAFDAHLMEMWATLTAGAALSVSPREVRWDTGTLTDWWRDAGVTVGFLPTPLAEPVLDRPWPAGLVLRHLGIGGDRLRRRPGPDVTARVYNAYGPAEATVVTTAYPLAPAEADSGGDPAIGLPLPGATVLVTDGTGRPVPRGLPGELRIGGHCLALGYFDPELTGRRFVTAPDTGRVYRTGDQVVMRPDGVLDFLGRLDGQVKVGGVRTELAEVERVLERRPGVRRAVVAVHRDADDAVLVAFLETTAGAEPPTPSELRGHVRAWLPEQSCPVAFHPVDRFPLNPNGKIDRDALLARYGARSAQRPAEVSEDRTPIEGDVLRLCRDILGDSGVGLHDNFVESGGNSLGGARLIAALEQRYEVRLRAHELLRQPDLRGIATLVASRSATR from the coding sequence ATGACCACAACCTCCCCCGCCGAGCCCAGTGTTCTCGCCGCCGACGCACCGCGCGAGGACCGGGTGCACGAACTCTTCCGCGACTGGGCACTGCGCACCCCGGACGCCCCCGCGGTGATCGACGGCGAACACTGCTCGACCTACGCCGAACTCGACCTCCTGGCCGACGAGACAGCGCGCGTCCTGGCCGACCGGGTCCGCCCGGGCGACCTCGTGGGCGTGTGCCTGGACCGCTCGGTGGAGCTGGTCGCCGTCGCGCTGGCAGTCGCACGGCTGGGCGCCGTATACCTGCCCTTCGGACCCGACGCCGGTGAGCAGCGGATCCGCACGGCAGCCCGTAGCCTGCGCCTGCGCTGCATCGTCGCCGCTCCCGAACACCTGCCTGTCGAACACCGGTCGGCGCAGCGCCTGCGCCTGCCCCTCCCGGGCACCAGCGTTGTCGCGTCCGTCCACGCCCCCGCCGCCGATGCCTTCGCGACACCGGTGGGCACCTACTACGCGGTGCTCACCTCCGGTTCGACCGGTGAGCCGAAGGCGGTCGCGGTGGGGAAGGCGTCGCTCGGCTCCCTCGTCCACTGGTACCGCGAACTGACGGACCTGGGACCGGACGACCGCCACAGCTTCCTGATGAACGTCGCCTTTGACGCCCACCTGATGGAGATGTGGGCGACGCTCACTGCCGGCGCCGCGCTGAGCGTGAGCCCGAGAGAGGTCCGCTGGGACACCGGCACGCTCACCGACTGGTGGCGCGATGCCGGCGTCACCGTCGGCTTCCTGCCCACACCACTGGCCGAGCCCGTCCTCGACCGGCCGTGGCCGGCCGGACTCGTCCTGCGCCACCTCGGCATCGGCGGAGACCGCCTGCGCCGCAGGCCCGGACCGGACGTGACCGCGCGGGTGTACAACGCCTACGGTCCGGCCGAGGCCACCGTCGTGACCACCGCGTACCCGCTCGCACCGGCGGAGGCGGACAGCGGGGGAGACCCGGCCATCGGTCTCCCGCTGCCGGGCGCCACAGTCCTCGTCACCGACGGGACAGGCCGCCCCGTGCCCCGGGGCCTGCCCGGTGAACTCCGCATCGGAGGACACTGCCTGGCCCTGGGGTACTTCGACCCGGAGCTGACCGGCCGACGGTTCGTCACCGCCCCGGACACCGGCCGCGTGTACCGCACGGGCGACCAGGTGGTGATGCGGCCGGACGGAGTGCTGGACTTCCTGGGACGCCTCGACGGCCAGGTCAAGGTGGGCGGCGTACGAACCGAACTCGCCGAGGTCGAGCGGGTGCTGGAACGCCGGCCCGGAGTCCGCCGCGCGGTCGTGGCCGTGCACCGGGACGCCGACGACGCCGTGCTGGTGGCCTTCCTGGAGACCACCGCGGGTGCCGAGCCCCCGACCCCCTCAGAACTGCGCGGCCACGTGCGTGCCTGGCTGCCCGAGCAATCCTGCCCGGTGGCCTTCCACCCGGTCGACCGGTTTCCGCTGAACCCCAACGGCAAGATCGACAGGGACGCTCTGCTGGCCCGGTACGGCGCACGCTCCGCGCAACGGCCTGCCGAGGTGAGCGAGGACCGCACCCCGATCGAGGGTGACGTGCTGCGCCTGTGCCGGGACATCCTCGGCGACTCCGGCGTCGGTCTGCACGACAACTTCGTCGAGTCCGGCGGCAATTCACTGGGCGGAGCCCGACTGATCGCCGCGTTGGAACAGCGGTACGAGGTACGGCTGCGGGCCCACGAACTGCTCCGGCAGCCCGATCTCCGCGGCATAGCCACACTGGTCGCGAGCCGCTCGGCAACGCGATGA
- a CDS encoding MFS transporter, which translates to MLTVNTRRRPRHAPLTGHRDFRLFLLGYAASKTGSQVTLLALPLAAALQLDASAFDLGLLTVVETAAMLIAGLPAGAWVDKVRRLPVLVQADLLRFAVIGSLPVAACMDRLTLAHLYLAAAVTGAATVLSDIASQSFLPGLLPRDRLIAGNGAVATVQSSAEVVGPGIGGGLVQAMGAPLALVADAISYLVSAVLLLGIRFREAAPAPTADRTFGKDILKGVGFVLGHPELRAIAVTTGTSNLFTAFLFSVQTAFWTRDLALSPLEIGLVLSASAVGGLAGALLAGRMARRVGQVRLILLSVTVTSPFALLWPLSAGPSAPYTFATGLAVVWSGAVTYNVAQLTFRQLVCPTELLGRMNATMRFLALGVMPLGALAGGALASGWGPRAALWVCAAGFLCLPLLVLSSPLRKRTTGPADVAGPVTGDPDHGKARST; encoded by the coding sequence GTGCTGACCGTGAACACCCGGCGGCGCCCGCGGCATGCGCCCCTCACGGGTCATCGTGACTTCCGGCTCTTCCTGCTCGGCTACGCCGCGAGCAAGACCGGAAGCCAGGTCACACTCCTCGCCCTGCCGCTGGCTGCCGCACTGCAACTGGACGCCTCGGCGTTCGATCTCGGACTGCTGACGGTGGTGGAGACCGCCGCCATGCTGATCGCCGGTCTGCCGGCCGGCGCGTGGGTGGACAAGGTGCGCAGGCTGCCGGTACTCGTCCAGGCCGACCTGCTGCGCTTCGCGGTCATCGGCTCCTTGCCGGTGGCCGCCTGCATGGACCGGCTGACGCTGGCGCACCTGTACCTGGCCGCCGCGGTCACCGGCGCCGCGACGGTCCTCTCCGACATCGCGAGCCAGTCGTTCCTGCCCGGCCTGCTGCCCCGCGACCGGCTGATCGCCGGCAACGGGGCGGTGGCGACGGTGCAGTCCTCCGCGGAGGTCGTGGGACCTGGGATCGGCGGTGGACTCGTCCAGGCGATGGGGGCGCCCCTGGCCCTTGTCGCGGACGCGATCAGCTACCTCGTCTCAGCCGTGCTGCTCCTGGGCATCCGCTTCCGCGAGGCCGCGCCCGCGCCGACCGCGGACCGTACGTTCGGCAAGGACATCCTCAAGGGAGTCGGCTTCGTCCTCGGGCATCCCGAGCTTCGGGCGATAGCGGTCACCACCGGCACGTCCAACCTCTTCACCGCCTTCCTCTTCTCCGTGCAGACGGCCTTCTGGACCAGGGATCTCGCCCTGTCACCGCTGGAGATCGGACTGGTCCTCTCCGCCTCGGCCGTCGGCGGGCTCGCCGGCGCGCTGCTCGCGGGGCGCATGGCCCGGCGCGTCGGCCAGGTGCGGCTGATCCTGCTGTCGGTGACGGTGACTTCCCCGTTCGCGCTCCTGTGGCCACTGTCCGCCGGTCCGTCGGCCCCGTACACGTTCGCGACAGGACTCGCCGTCGTCTGGTCCGGCGCGGTCACGTACAACGTCGCGCAGCTCACCTTCCGGCAGCTGGTCTGCCCCACCGAGCTGCTGGGGCGTATGAACGCCACCATGCGCTTCCTGGCGCTCGGCGTCATGCCGCTGGGTGCCCTGGCCGGCGGAGCGCTCGCGTCCGGGTGGGGGCCGAGGGCGGCGCTGTGGGTCTGCGCGGCCGGTTTCCTCTGCCTGCCGCTGCTGGTGCTGTCCTCCCCGCTGCGCAAGCGAACGACGGGGCCGGCCGACGTGGCCGGTCCCGTGACCGGAGATCCCGATCACGGAAAGGCCCGTTCCACGTGA
- a CDS encoding non-ribosomal peptide synthetase, producing the protein MFSLSPSQEIVWLHEQLLPGSRSYNFTAVLDLRGTLDVGALKAALTQVMAHHPGLRLELVPQVGSPPGQRVREGAEPRLRTSDLSGEADPEEAFQRLLRQEAEEPIDTEQAPMLRWHLVGMGERFHRLVQVEHHLTHDGKSFAILLHDLFTAYAAQLRGLSHEPAPTRSYEEFVRTASDTGDDAERSSLEHWLEELRGVALNTALPGLTKPGAQRRHRGRQVRQFIDGESAERLRNHCRSSGHTPFSTLLTLFGELLRRHSGQRDMVIGTAVGNRPPGFERTIGMFVNTIPLRVSPPAGADGVTAVDEVTDTLLRALPHQHVPVQELTRVLGLHTSGADNPLFNVMFSAHDAPLPQLDIPGLDVSLFEGFNTGTTRFDLDVVLLPDARRVVGARNGPAGMTLIWDYDADLFPGAAIDLLMDRYLDLLGAYLARPTGALHSLAIPSAPAPLAAPRETDALDPLTAHDPASPALITSDGTLTHGELDQRVSALVTRLHDAGVTGGQPVAAVLPRGVDSIVALLACLRSGAVYAPLSPRDPAHRLGSLLDRLSPALVLATRESSLALPADRTAALLDGPRFPAAAPAEPLKDAAYLIHTSGSTGVPKAVVVGRPALHSYVDTITRRYRLNSRDKVLLFAQPSFDVALEEVLPALAAGAALVVPQREIPTGPELVAVLALRGVTVANLPTNYFLAAREPLREALRDGRWSPRLIVLGGERLPARILSGILDDTEAAVLNAYGVTEATITSTVHDITERDLAAEGDIPLGTELPGVQVHVLDDALMPLPVGAVGQLAIAGETLADGYLGAADTTGARFVRPAVLDGQRVYLTGDRGYRDLDGRLFFLGRQDNQVKLRGHRIELEEIEAAAAAVLDGRPCSVILDPGGEHGPRLIGFVQSTRQPDHNELTAALTRTLPSALLPSKWFALTEIPVGNAGKPDRAALAVVVAERESTETRQAHSAADFSDPGQALLARAWQEVLGHRRFSADSHFFEVGGHSLLAAQLAARLELHLDSRPPLRTFFQHPVLADQARVLDLAPAARAGQP; encoded by the coding sequence GTGTTCAGTCTCTCCCCCTCCCAGGAAATCGTGTGGCTGCACGAACAACTGCTTCCCGGCAGCCGCAGCTACAACTTCACGGCCGTCCTCGACCTGCGCGGCACGCTCGACGTCGGCGCTCTGAAGGCAGCCCTCACCCAGGTCATGGCCCATCATCCGGGACTGCGGCTGGAGTTGGTGCCGCAGGTCGGCTCCCCTCCCGGCCAACGCGTCCGGGAGGGAGCGGAACCAAGGCTGCGCACCTCCGACCTGTCCGGCGAAGCCGATCCCGAAGAAGCGTTCCAGCGTCTTCTGCGCCAGGAAGCGGAGGAGCCCATCGACACCGAACAGGCGCCGATGCTGCGCTGGCACCTGGTCGGCATGGGCGAACGGTTCCACCGCCTCGTCCAGGTAGAACATCACCTGACCCACGACGGCAAGTCGTTCGCGATTCTGCTGCACGACCTTTTCACCGCTTATGCGGCCCAGTTGCGCGGGCTCTCCCACGAACCGGCTCCCACCCGGTCCTACGAGGAATTCGTCCGCACGGCCTCCGACACGGGCGACGACGCCGAGCGAAGCAGCCTGGAACACTGGCTCGAAGAACTCCGGGGTGTTGCCCTGAACACCGCTCTGCCCGGGCTCACCAAACCCGGCGCGCAACGCCGGCACCGGGGTCGGCAGGTGCGACAGTTCATCGACGGGGAGTCCGCCGAGCGGCTGCGCAACCACTGCCGCAGCAGCGGCCACACCCCGTTCAGCACGCTCCTCACCCTCTTCGGTGAACTGCTGCGCCGGCACAGCGGACAGCGCGACATGGTGATCGGCACCGCCGTCGGCAACCGGCCGCCGGGTTTTGAACGGACCATCGGCATGTTCGTGAACACCATCCCCCTGAGGGTGAGCCCGCCGGCCGGGGCGGACGGTGTCACGGCCGTGGACGAGGTCACCGACACACTGCTGCGGGCCCTCCCCCACCAGCACGTCCCCGTACAGGAGCTGACCAGGGTTCTGGGCCTCCACACCAGCGGCGCGGACAACCCCCTGTTCAACGTCATGTTCAGCGCGCACGATGCGCCACTGCCGCAACTCGACATCCCCGGCCTGGACGTGTCGCTGTTCGAAGGGTTCAACACGGGAACCACCCGCTTCGATCTGGACGTGGTGCTGCTGCCCGACGCCCGCAGGGTCGTCGGAGCCCGAAACGGCCCGGCGGGAATGACCCTGATCTGGGACTACGACGCCGACCTGTTCCCCGGCGCGGCCATCGATCTGCTGATGGACCGGTACCTGGACCTCCTCGGAGCCTACCTGGCCCGGCCCACCGGCGCGCTGCACAGTCTCGCCATCCCGTCGGCCCCGGCGCCGCTCGCCGCACCGCGGGAGACGGATGCGCTTGACCCGCTCACCGCCCACGACCCCGCGTCGCCGGCGCTGATCACCAGCGACGGCACCCTGACCCACGGCGAACTCGACCAGCGGGTGTCGGCACTCGTGACCCGCCTGCACGACGCCGGCGTCACCGGCGGCCAACCCGTCGCCGCAGTCCTGCCCCGCGGCGTCGACAGCATCGTCGCGCTGCTGGCCTGTCTGCGCTCCGGAGCGGTGTACGCACCTCTCTCGCCCCGGGATCCCGCCCACCGGCTCGGCTCGCTGCTGGACCGGCTGAGCCCCGCCCTGGTGCTCGCCACCCGGGAAAGCTCCCTCGCCCTGCCCGCCGACCGCACCGCCGCACTCCTGGACGGGCCCCGCTTTCCGGCGGCAGCACCCGCCGAGCCCCTGAAGGACGCCGCCTACCTCATCCACACCTCGGGGTCGACCGGCGTGCCCAAGGCCGTCGTGGTCGGCCGCCCCGCCCTGCACAGCTACGTCGACACGATCACTCGCCGCTACCGGCTGAACTCGCGCGACAAGGTGCTGCTGTTCGCCCAGCCCTCCTTCGACGTCGCGCTCGAAGAGGTGCTCCCCGCCCTGGCGGCCGGGGCCGCCCTGGTGGTCCCGCAGCGTGAGATCCCCACCGGTCCCGAACTCGTCGCGGTCCTGGCCCTGCGCGGCGTCACGGTCGCCAACCTGCCCACCAACTACTTCCTCGCCGCCCGGGAACCGCTGCGCGAGGCCTTGCGAGACGGCCGCTGGTCGCCGCGGCTGATCGTGCTCGGCGGCGAGCGACTGCCCGCCAGGATCCTGAGCGGCATCCTCGACGACACCGAGGCCGCCGTGCTCAACGCCTACGGGGTCACCGAGGCCACCATCACCTCCACAGTCCACGACATCACCGAGCGGGACCTCGCAGCCGAGGGCGACATCCCGCTCGGCACCGAGTTGCCCGGCGTACAGGTGCATGTGCTGGACGACGCGCTCATGCCCCTGCCCGTCGGTGCGGTCGGCCAACTCGCCATCGCCGGAGAGACGCTGGCCGACGGCTACCTCGGCGCGGCCGACACGACCGGGGCACGGTTCGTGCGCCCGGCCGTACTCGACGGGCAGCGGGTCTATCTCACCGGCGACCGCGGCTACCGCGATCTCGACGGCAGGCTCTTCTTCCTCGGCCGCCAGGACAATCAGGTCAAACTGCGGGGCCATCGCATTGAACTGGAAGAGATAGAGGCAGCCGCGGCCGCCGTACTCGACGGCCGGCCCTGCTCGGTGATCCTCGACCCTGGCGGAGAACACGGTCCACGCCTGATCGGGTTCGTCCAGAGCACGAGGCAGCCCGACCACAACGAGCTGACCGCCGCGCTCACCCGGACCCTGCCCAGCGCCCTGCTCCCCAGCAAATGGTTCGCGCTGACCGAGATCCCGGTCGGGAACGCCGGCAAGCCGGACCGGGCCGCGCTCGCGGTCGTCGTGGCGGAGCGGGAATCGACCGAGACCCGACAGGCGCACAGCGCCGCCGACTTCTCCGACCCCGGACAGGCACTACTGGCCCGTGCCTGGCAGGAAGTGCTGGGTCACCGGCGCTTCTCGGCGGACTCGCACTTCTTCGAGGTCGGCGGCCACTCACTGCTGGCCGCTCAGCTCGCCGCCCGGCTGGAACTCCACCTGGACAGCCGACCCCCGCTGCGCACGTTCTTCCAGCACCCCGTGCTGGCCGACCAGGCGCGCGTCCTGGACCTCGCCCCAGCCGCGCGGGCAGGGCAGCCGTGA
- a CDS encoding condensation domain-containing protein has product MSVSITESYLTRYRSVVATTADPAGIYPLTGAQRRFLLARALDPLRRPDLAPLFFHLPRGTVDLPRLRRAAVGFARRHTVLCGRARLVKGIPVLRTGEPAVEVRRVPVPAGTAQDALRAELGAAPAYGPALRLLLACGPDEEQELLAVVLDHLACDEQSLGAVVAGISRAYDAAQDGDGPWPEADDGAAYREAVHHQLRAEHAASAEASLAYWGARLSDLSGLREPAEPPPCPTDDEEPEKGMLVHRLPAVPPKHRHILFPALLDAGSTALRVCSGAGQTPALGYPWGGRPTSAPDIMGCFINTLVHPAATGPARIEDTAAAWWDDLDRAGTPYDEVVRAVRLAGGNWSGTLHGILTFEDLGRRPGLRLAGVTGRETHLAVPLRYAAPVAMAASHGEDLKVRLVWERSGAADDLARDAFGVLLHTLRRHLYALPPTRDTSTP; this is encoded by the coding sequence GTGAGCGTCAGCATCACCGAGAGCTACCTGACGCGGTACCGGAGCGTCGTGGCGACGACGGCCGACCCCGCCGGCATCTATCCGCTCACCGGGGCGCAACGCCGGTTCCTGCTCGCGCGCGCTCTCGATCCGCTGCGCCGCCCGGATCTCGCGCCGCTGTTCTTCCACCTCCCGCGGGGCACCGTGGATCTGCCGAGACTGCGACGCGCCGCTGTCGGCTTCGCTCGACGGCACACGGTGTTGTGCGGCCGGGCCCGCCTCGTCAAAGGCATTCCCGTGCTCCGGACCGGCGAGCCCGCTGTCGAGGTCCGGCGCGTGCCGGTGCCGGCCGGGACCGCGCAGGACGCCCTGCGCGCGGAACTCGGCGCCGCGCCGGCGTACGGTCCGGCCCTGCGCCTGCTGCTGGCGTGCGGCCCCGACGAGGAACAGGAGCTGCTGGCCGTCGTACTCGACCATCTGGCCTGTGACGAACAGTCACTCGGTGCCGTCGTCGCAGGGATCTCCCGCGCCTACGACGCCGCCCAAGACGGCGACGGGCCGTGGCCCGAGGCCGACGACGGCGCCGCCTACCGGGAGGCGGTGCACCACCAGCTCAGGGCCGAGCACGCGGCGTCCGCCGAGGCGTCTCTGGCCTACTGGGGAGCACGGTTGAGCGACCTGAGCGGTCTCCGGGAACCGGCCGAACCACCACCGTGCCCCACGGACGACGAGGAACCGGAGAAAGGCATGCTCGTCCACCGGCTGCCCGCCGTCCCTCCGAAGCACCGCCACATTCTCTTCCCGGCCCTGCTCGACGCCGGGTCCACCGCCTTGCGCGTCTGCTCCGGTGCCGGACAGACACCCGCTCTCGGCTACCCGTGGGGCGGCCGTCCCACGAGCGCGCCGGACATCATGGGTTGTTTCATCAACACCCTGGTCCACCCCGCCGCGACCGGGCCCGCGCGCATCGAGGACACCGCAGCCGCCTGGTGGGACGACCTGGACCGGGCCGGCACCCCCTACGACGAGGTGGTGCGCGCCGTGCGGCTCGCCGGAGGGAACTGGTCCGGAACGTTGCACGGCATCCTCACCTTCGAGGACCTCGGCCGTCGACCGGGCCTGCGGCTGGCCGGGGTGACCGGCCGCGAGACCCACCTCGCCGTACCACTGCGGTACGCGGCGCCGGTCGCCATGGCCGCCTCACATGGTGAGGACCTGAAGGTGCGCCTGGTCTGGGAGCGCTCCGGGGCTGCGGACGATCTGGCACGGGACGCCTTCGGCGTACTGCTCCACACCCTGCGCCGCCACCTCTACGCCCTACCGCCGACCCGGGACACCTCGACACCGTGA
- a CDS encoding acyl-CoA dehydrogenase family protein, with product MTVAASDAAPSSVLERDHLDLVRSFETFIRRELAPLANDLPETRDIPPADLRTYVRKRSAALGFYAGEYPEELGGSDMPLTAVVELHHAAGRSGCSLAPYALGGSDGPSPLLRHGTDEQIARYLVPLVRGELVRCFALTEPQAGSDAFRLAAVATRDADGWVLNGRKTFVSNADRADIALVVTATDLGDGRATGSTAFVVPMDRPGLRIGQRYEGMSGEPMFELLLDNVRIGPEAVIGGEHGIGAATALAIDSLSRGRLIVAAQCNGIAEHALRLGLEYARERTAFGERIGGYQHIQEHLVSSHAEVESSKLLTLASARLLDSGMEAPQNAALAKLTASQTALRVVDRSLQIHGATGWVRGHPLEFLYRHVRMMTIIEGTSEVQKVIVAKSLGLY from the coding sequence GTGACCGTCGCGGCGAGCGACGCCGCTCCCTCCAGCGTCCTCGAACGCGACCACCTGGATCTGGTGCGCTCGTTCGAGACCTTCATCCGGCGCGAACTGGCGCCCCTGGCGAACGACCTGCCGGAGACGCGCGACATCCCGCCCGCCGACCTCCGCACGTATGTACGCAAGCGCTCCGCCGCGCTCGGGTTCTACGCCGGCGAGTACCCGGAGGAACTCGGCGGCTCGGACATGCCGTTGACCGCCGTGGTCGAACTGCATCATGCCGCGGGCCGCAGTGGCTGCTCGCTGGCCCCCTACGCGCTGGGCGGTTCCGACGGTCCCAGCCCGCTGCTGCGACACGGCACAGACGAACAGATCGCGCGCTACCTCGTGCCGCTGGTCCGCGGCGAGCTCGTCCGCTGCTTCGCGTTGACCGAACCACAGGCCGGATCGGACGCCTTCCGGCTGGCCGCGGTGGCGACCCGGGACGCGGACGGCTGGGTCCTCAACGGCAGGAAGACCTTCGTCAGCAACGCCGACCGGGCCGACATCGCCCTGGTCGTCACCGCCACGGACCTCGGGGACGGCCGGGCCACGGGTTCCACCGCTTTCGTCGTCCCCATGGACCGGCCGGGGCTACGCATCGGGCAGCGCTACGAGGGGATGTCCGGCGAGCCCATGTTCGAACTGCTGCTGGACAACGTCCGCATCGGCCCGGAGGCGGTGATCGGTGGGGAGCACGGCATCGGAGCGGCCACGGCACTCGCGATCGACAGCCTCTCACGGGGCCGGTTGATTGTGGCCGCCCAGTGCAACGGCATCGCCGAACACGCCCTGCGGCTGGGCCTGGAGTACGCCCGCGAGCGGACGGCGTTCGGCGAACGGATCGGCGGATACCAGCACATCCAGGAACATCTGGTGAGCAGCCACGCCGAGGTCGAGAGCTCGAAACTGCTCACACTCGCCTCGGCCCGGTTGCTCGACAGCGGCATGGAAGCGCCGCAGAACGCGGCCCTCGCCAAGCTGACCGCCTCCCAGACCGCCCTGCGGGTCGTGGACCGCTCGCTCCAGATCCACGGAGCGACAGGCTGGGTACGGGGCCACCCGCTGGAGTTCCTTTACCGCCATGTCCGCATGATGACGATCATCGAGGGGACCTCCGAGGTCCAGAAGGTGATCGTCGCCAAGTCCTTGGGCCTGTACTGA